In Epinephelus fuscoguttatus linkage group LG15, E.fuscoguttatus.final_Chr_v1, a genomic segment contains:
- the LOC125902311 gene encoding immunoglobulin lambda-1 light chain-like isoform X1: protein MILLHHLDSFTSADTFNSTQVFVSLSLTVGGGEDYDIFGSGTKLFVTDEQVVKPVVSVYPAASRAHLEGKSSLLCLASAMFPPLVRFSWKRQEENGPLLPAEGEQLELRESGRTAAILLIRQQENSTYKYRCSVQHQGGTVEAQTQQEVPAPAASCPPEREPADLPALQQADLSFQSQCRVKLLCVLYTVLIVKSLVYCCGLSLLMILRNKGPSTNCTHAD, encoded by the exons ATGATACTGCTTCATCATTTGGACTCCTTCACCTCAGCTGACACATTCAACAGCACACAGGTTTTTGtatcactctctctcactgtggGAGGCGGAGAGGACTACGACATCTTTGGCTCAGGAACTAAACTGTTTGTAACAG ATGAGCAGGTAGTGAAGCCCGTGGTGAGCGTGTACCCAGCAGCATCCAGAGCCCACCTGGAGGGGAAGAGCTCCCTGCTGTGTCTGGCCTCAGCCATGTTTCCTCCTCTGGTCCGCTTCTCCTGGAAAAGACAAGAGGAGAATGGACCTCTGCTCCCTGCTGAGGGAGAGCAGCTGGAGCTCAGAGAGTCGGGACGCaccgccgccatcttgctgATCCGTCAGCAAGAGAACAGCACATATAAATACcgctgctccgtccagcaccaGGGGGGCACAGTGGAGGCCCAAACACAACAAG aGGTTCCAGCTCCAGCAGCCTCCTGTCCTCCAGAGAGAGAGCCAGCAGACCTGCCAGCTCTGCAGCAAGCTGACT tgtcctTCCAGTCTCAGTGCAGGGTGAAGCTGCTCTGTGTGCTGTACACAGTGCTGATAGTGAAGAGTCtggtgtactgctgtggactcTCTCTGCTGATGATCCTCAGAAACAAGGGACCGTCCACCAACTGCACACATGCTGACTGA